One genomic window of Saccopteryx bilineata isolate mSacBil1 chromosome 4, mSacBil1_pri_phased_curated, whole genome shotgun sequence includes the following:
- the CAMSAP3 gene encoding calmodulin-regulated spectrin-associated protein 3 isoform X7 has product MEEAAPPGPGPGPLRRTFLVPEIKSLDQYDFSRAKAAASLAWVLRAAFGGAEHVPSELWEPFYTDQYAQEHVKPPVTRLLLSAELYCRAWRQALPQLETPPSPSALLALLARKGTVPSLPERPVQEADLRHQPILMGAHLAVIDALMVAFALEWTKTLPGPLVLASLEHKLIFWVDTTIRRLQEKTEQEAAQRTSPAASADGVAPVQPSHAIAFCLKESGSKPPMIRYRKDRTVARCAPCFPTVTGLQDLASGAALAATIHCYCPQLLRLEEVCLKDPMSVADSLYNLQLVQDFCASRLPRGCPLSLEDLLYVPPPLKINLVVLLAEMFMCFEVLKPDFVQAKDLPDRHVASPQATEASTPQNSSGSSSPVFNFRHPLLSSGGPQSPLRGSTGSLKSSPSMSHMEALGKAWNRQLSRPLSQAVSFSTPFGLDSDVDVVMGDPVLLRSVSSDSLGPLHPVPAVTPAHLPPEPGDLPTIEEALQIIHSAEPRLLPDGAADGSFYLHSPEGPSKPPLASPYPPDKPPSYLPHLEGPSKLSPCLAGEVLKPPALSEGSLMVGVSSPVASNSEVKMTSFAERKKQLVKAEAGAGSPVSTPVAPEALSSEMSELGARLEEKRRAIEAQKRRIEAIFAKHRQRLGKSAFLQVQPQEAGGEPEPGPVPGGERPAGEGQGEPSPRHKAVTFSPELGPVPPEGLGDYNRAVSKLSAALSSLQRDMQRLTDQQQRLLAPPETPGPTPPPAAWVIPVPMTGSKAASASPTRRAPAARRSPGPGPSPTPRSPKHARPAELRLAPLTRVLTPPHDVDNLPHLRKFSPSQVPVQTRSSILLAEGSPPEEPIARPGLIEIPLGSLEEPSAENEGDGSPPGADDSLEEELSSEGAPRTGLGFFYKDEDKPEDEMAQKRANLLERQQRRVEEVQRRKQWQEAEKEQRREEAARLAHEEVAPGLPAPTARATAEEEVGPRRGEFTRLEYERRAQLKLMDDLDKVLRPRALGTGGPGRGGRRASRPRSGCCDDSALARSPARGLLGSRLSKVYSQSTLSLSTVASEAPSNLGVKRSTSRAPSPSGLMSPSRLPGSRDRDWENGSNASSPASVPEYTGPRLYKEPSAKSNKFIIHNALSHCCLAGKVNEPQKNRILEEIEKSKANHFLILFRDSSCQFRALYTLSGETEELSRLAGYGPRTVTPAMVEGIYKYNSDRKRFTQIPAKTMSMSVDAFTIQGHLWQSKKPTTPKKGSSTPK; this is encoded by the exons AGCACGTGCCCTCGGAGCTGTGGGAGCCCTTCTACACGGACCAGTATGCACAGGAGCACGTGAAGCCTCCTGTGACCCGGTTACTGCTCTCGGCAGAGCTGTACTGCAGAGCCTGGCGCCAGGCGCTGCCGCAGCTCGAGACACCCCCCAGCCCCTCTGCACTTCTGGCCCTGCTGGCACGGAAAGGCACGGTGCCCTCACTGCCAGAGCGTCCAGTGCAGGAGGCCGACCTGAGACACCAGCCTATCCTTATG GGAGCCCACTTAGCTGTCATTGATGCTCTCATGGTTGCCTTCGCCTTAGAGTGGACAAAGACACTGCCTGGTCCTTTGGTCCTTGCCAGCTTGGAGCACAAGCTCATTTTCTGGGTGGACACG ACAATCCGGCGGCTGCAGGAGAAGACAGAGCAGGAAGCAGCTCAGAGAACAtctcctgcagcctctgcagATGGGGTGGCACCAGTGCAGCCCTCG CACGCAATTGCCTTCTGTTTGAAGGAGTCGGGGAGCAAACCCCCCATG ATTCGATACCGCAAGGACCGCACAGTAGCCCGATGTGCCCCCTGCTTTCCCACTGTGACTGGCCTCCAGGACCTGGCCAGTGGGGCTGCTCTGGCTGCCACAATCCACTGCTATTGTCCCCAGCTATTACGACTTGAGG AGGTATGCCTCAAGGACCCCATGTCTGTGGCAGACAGCCTGTACAACCTCCAGCTGGTGCAGGATTTCTGCGCCTCCCGCCTTCCTCGTGGCTGCCCGCTGTCCCTTGAGGACCTACTCTATGTGCCACCACCCCTCAAG ATCAACCTGGTGGTGCTGTTGGCTGAGATGTTCATGTGCTTTGAGGTGCTGAAACCTGACTTTGTGCAGGCCAAGGACCTGCCTGATCGTCATG TTGCCTCCCCCCAAGCCACAGAGGCCTCCACCCCTCAGAACAGCAGCGGCAGTAG TTCTCCTGTCTTCAATTTCCGCCATCCACTCCTGTCATCTGGAGGTCCCCAGTCGCCACTCCGAGGATCCACAG GCTCACTGAAGTCCTCCCCGTCCATGTCCCACATGGAGGCCCTTGGCAAGGCCTGGAATCGGCAGCTCAG CCGTCCCCTTTCCCAGGCTGTGTCGTTCAGCACCCCCTTTGGCCTGGACAGCGATGTGGATGTCGTCATGGGAGACCCGGTCCTACTTCGCTCTGTCAGCTCAGACAGCCTGGGCCCCCTGCACCCTGTGCCGGCAGTGACGCCTGCCCACCTACCACCAGAGCCTGGAGACCTGCCTACTATCGAGGAGGCCCTGCAGATCATCCACAGTGCTGAGCCCCGGCTACTCCCAGATGGGGCTGCCGATGGCAGCTTCTATCTCCACTCACCTGAGGGGCCCTCCAAACCCCCGCtggcctccccctacccccccgaCAAACCACCTTCCTACTTGCCTCATCTTGAAGGCCCCTCAAAACTATCTCCCTGCCTGGCAGGGGAGGTACTGAAGCCTCCAGCCCTGTCTGAGGGCTCCCTGATGGTGGGGGTTTCATCCCCAGTTGCCAGCAACTCTGAAGTGAAGATGACCAGCTTTGCTGAACGCAAGAAGCAGCTGGTGAAGGCTGAGGCTGGTGCGGGATCTCCGGTATCCACCCCAGTGGCACCTGAGGCCCTGAGCTCAGAGATGAGCGAGCTTGGAGCCCGGCTAGAGGAGAAACGGCGGGCCATTGAGGCTCAGAAGCGACGGATAGAGGCCATCTTTGCCAAGCACCGCCAGCGATTGGGCAAGAGTGCTTTCCTGCAGGTGCAACCACAGGAGGCTGGAGGGGAGCCAGAGCCAGGTCCAGTTCCTGGTGGAGAACGGCCTGCAGGCGAGGGCCAGGGTGAGCCATCTCCAAGGCACAAGGCCGTGACCTTCTCACCAGAACTTGGCCCAGTGCCCCCTGAGGGTCTTGGGGACTATAACCGGGCAGTCAGCAAGCTGAGTGCTGCACTGAGCTCATTGCAGCGGGATATGCAAAGGCTCACTGACCAGCAACAGCGGCTCCTAGCCCCACCCGAAACCCCTGGGCCTACCCCACCTCCAGCTGCGTGGGTCATCCCTGTTCCCATGACGGGTTCCAAAGCTGCATCTGCCAGCCCTACACGGCGTGCCCCAGCTGCCCGGCGCAGCCCAGGGCCAGGTCCCAGCCCAACGCCCCGTAGTCCGAAGCATGCACGGCCAGCAGAGCTGCGACTGGCGCCCCTGACGAGGGTGCTAACACCTCCCCACGATGTAGACAACCTCCCCCACCTGCGTAAGTTCTCGCCGAGCCAGGTGCCAGTGCAGACGCGCTCCTCCATCCTCCTGGCAGAGGGGTCACCACCTGAGGAGCCCATTGCCAGGCCAGGCCTCATCGAAATTCCACTAGGCAGCCTAGAAGAGCCCTCAGCTGAGAATGAGGGAGATGGGAGCCCCCCTGGTGCTGATGATTCCTTAGAGGAAGAGCTATCTTCAGAGGGAGCTCCCCGCACCGGGCTGGGCTTCTTCTATAAG GATGAAGACAAGCCTGAGGACGAGATGGCCCAAAAGCGGGCCAACTTGCTAGAGCGGCAACAGCGGCGGGTGGAGGAGGTGCAGCGGCGGAAACAGTGGCAGGAGGCTGAGAAAGAGCAGCGAAGAGAGGAGGCTGCACG GCTAGCCCACGAGGAGGTGGCCCCAGGCCTCCCGGCCCCCACTGCCAGGGCCACAGCTGAAGAAGAGGTGGGCCCCCGGCGTGGGGAGTTCACACGGCTTGAGTATGAACGCCGGGCCCAATTGAAGCTGATGGACGACCTGGACAAGGTGCTGCGGCCGCGGGCCTTGGGGACCGGAGGGCCAGGCCGGGGTGGGCGGAGGGCTTCCCGGCCACGCTCTGGTTGCTGTGATGATTCGGCCCTGGCTCGAAGCCCAGCTCGTGGCCTGCTGG GCTCTCGGCTCAGCAAGGTCTACTCCCAGTCCACCCTGTCACTGTCAACCGTGGCCAGTGAGGCACCCAGTAACCTTGGTGTGAAGAGGTCCACATCTCG GGCTCCATCCCCATCAGGCCTCATGTCCCCAAGCCGCCTGCCCGGAAGCCGTGACCGTGACTGGGAGAATGGCAGCAACGCCTCTTCCCCTGCATCAGTGCCTGAGTACACAG GTCCCCGGCTATACAAGGAGCCTAGTGCCAAGTCCAACAAGTTCATCATCCACAATGCCCTGTCACACTGCTGCCTGGCAGGCAAGGTGAATGAGCCACAGAAGAACCGCATTCTTGAG GAAATTGAGAAGAGCAAGGCCAACCATTTCCTGATCCTCTTCCGGGACTCAAGCTGCCAGTTCCGGGCCCTCTACACCCTGTCGGGGGAGACAGAGGAGCTGTCTCGGCTGGCGGGCTATGGCCCCCGCACGGTCACACCCGCCATGGTGGAAGGCATCTACAAGTACAACTCAGACCGCAAGCGCTTCACCCAGATTCCTGCTAAGACCATGTCAATGAGTGTGGATGCCTTCACCATCCAGGGACATCTCTGGCAGAGCAAGAAGCCCACTACCCCCAAGAAGGGGAGCAGTACCCCCAAATAG
- the CAMSAP3 gene encoding calmodulin-regulated spectrin-associated protein 3 isoform X9 has product MEEAAPPGPGPGPLRRTFLVPEIKSLDQYDFSRAKAAASLAWVLRAAFGGAEHVPSELWEPFYTDQYAQEHVKPPVTRLLLSAELYCRAWRQALPQLETPPSPSALLALLARKGTVPSLPERPVQEADLRHQPILMGAHLAVIDALMVAFALEWTKTLPGPLVLASLEHKLIFWVDTTIRRLQEKTEQEAAQRTSPAASADGVAPVQPSIRYRKDRTVARCAPCFPTVTGLQDLASGAALAATIHCYCPQLLRLEEVCLKDPMSVADSLYNLQLVQDFCASRLPRGCPLSLEDLLYVPPPLKINLVVLLAEMFMCFEVLKPDFVQAKDLPDRHVASPQATEASTPQNSSGSSSPVFNFRHPLLSSGGPQSPLRGSTGSLKSSPSMSHMEALGKAWNRQLSRPLSQAVSFSTPFGLDSDVDVVMGDPVLLRSVSSDSLGPLHPVPAVTPAHLPPEPGDLPTIEEALQIIHSAEPRLLPDGAADGSFYLHSPEGPSKPPLASPYPPDKPPSYLPHLEGPSKLSPCLAGEVLKPPALSEGSLMVGVSSPVASNSEVKMTSFAERKKQLVKAEAGAGSPVSTPVAPEALSSEMSELGARLEEKRRAIEAQKRRIEAIFAKHRQRLGKSAFLQVQPQEAGGEPEPGPVPGGERPAGEGQGEPSPRHKAVTFSPELGPVPPEGLGDYNRAVSKLSAALSSLQRDMQRLTDQQQRLLAPPETPGPTPPPAAWVIPVPMTGSKAASASPTRRAPAARRSPGPGPSPTPRSPKHARPAELRLAPLTRVLTPPHDVDNLPHLRKFSPSQVPVQTRSSILLAEGSPPEEPIARPGLIEIPLGSLEEPSAENEGDGSPPGADDSLEEELSSEGAPRTGLGFFYKDEDKPEDEMAQKRANLLERQQRRVEEVQRRKQWQEAEKEQRREEAARLAHEEVAPGLPAPTARATAEEEVGPRRGEFTRLEYERRAQLKLMDDLDKVLRPRALGTGGPGRGGRRASRPRSGCCDDSALARSPARGLLGSRLSKVYSQSTLSLSTVASEAPSNLGVKRSTSRAPSPSGLMSPSRLPGSRDRDWENGSNASSPASVPEYTGPRLYKEPSAKSNKFIIHNALSHCCLAGKVNEPQKNRILEEIEKSKANHFLILFRDSSCQFRALYTLSGETEELSRLAGYGPRTVTPAMVEGIYKYNSDRKRFTQIPAKTMSMSVDAFTIQGHLWQSKKPTTPKKGSSTPK; this is encoded by the exons AGCACGTGCCCTCGGAGCTGTGGGAGCCCTTCTACACGGACCAGTATGCACAGGAGCACGTGAAGCCTCCTGTGACCCGGTTACTGCTCTCGGCAGAGCTGTACTGCAGAGCCTGGCGCCAGGCGCTGCCGCAGCTCGAGACACCCCCCAGCCCCTCTGCACTTCTGGCCCTGCTGGCACGGAAAGGCACGGTGCCCTCACTGCCAGAGCGTCCAGTGCAGGAGGCCGACCTGAGACACCAGCCTATCCTTATG GGAGCCCACTTAGCTGTCATTGATGCTCTCATGGTTGCCTTCGCCTTAGAGTGGACAAAGACACTGCCTGGTCCTTTGGTCCTTGCCAGCTTGGAGCACAAGCTCATTTTCTGGGTGGACACG ACAATCCGGCGGCTGCAGGAGAAGACAGAGCAGGAAGCAGCTCAGAGAACAtctcctgcagcctctgcagATGGGGTGGCACCAGTGCAGCCCTCG ATTCGATACCGCAAGGACCGCACAGTAGCCCGATGTGCCCCCTGCTTTCCCACTGTGACTGGCCTCCAGGACCTGGCCAGTGGGGCTGCTCTGGCTGCCACAATCCACTGCTATTGTCCCCAGCTATTACGACTTGAGG AGGTATGCCTCAAGGACCCCATGTCTGTGGCAGACAGCCTGTACAACCTCCAGCTGGTGCAGGATTTCTGCGCCTCCCGCCTTCCTCGTGGCTGCCCGCTGTCCCTTGAGGACCTACTCTATGTGCCACCACCCCTCAAG ATCAACCTGGTGGTGCTGTTGGCTGAGATGTTCATGTGCTTTGAGGTGCTGAAACCTGACTTTGTGCAGGCCAAGGACCTGCCTGATCGTCATG TTGCCTCCCCCCAAGCCACAGAGGCCTCCACCCCTCAGAACAGCAGCGGCAGTAG TTCTCCTGTCTTCAATTTCCGCCATCCACTCCTGTCATCTGGAGGTCCCCAGTCGCCACTCCGAGGATCCACAG GCTCACTGAAGTCCTCCCCGTCCATGTCCCACATGGAGGCCCTTGGCAAGGCCTGGAATCGGCAGCTCAG CCGTCCCCTTTCCCAGGCTGTGTCGTTCAGCACCCCCTTTGGCCTGGACAGCGATGTGGATGTCGTCATGGGAGACCCGGTCCTACTTCGCTCTGTCAGCTCAGACAGCCTGGGCCCCCTGCACCCTGTGCCGGCAGTGACGCCTGCCCACCTACCACCAGAGCCTGGAGACCTGCCTACTATCGAGGAGGCCCTGCAGATCATCCACAGTGCTGAGCCCCGGCTACTCCCAGATGGGGCTGCCGATGGCAGCTTCTATCTCCACTCACCTGAGGGGCCCTCCAAACCCCCGCtggcctccccctacccccccgaCAAACCACCTTCCTACTTGCCTCATCTTGAAGGCCCCTCAAAACTATCTCCCTGCCTGGCAGGGGAGGTACTGAAGCCTCCAGCCCTGTCTGAGGGCTCCCTGATGGTGGGGGTTTCATCCCCAGTTGCCAGCAACTCTGAAGTGAAGATGACCAGCTTTGCTGAACGCAAGAAGCAGCTGGTGAAGGCTGAGGCTGGTGCGGGATCTCCGGTATCCACCCCAGTGGCACCTGAGGCCCTGAGCTCAGAGATGAGCGAGCTTGGAGCCCGGCTAGAGGAGAAACGGCGGGCCATTGAGGCTCAGAAGCGACGGATAGAGGCCATCTTTGCCAAGCACCGCCAGCGATTGGGCAAGAGTGCTTTCCTGCAGGTGCAACCACAGGAGGCTGGAGGGGAGCCAGAGCCAGGTCCAGTTCCTGGTGGAGAACGGCCTGCAGGCGAGGGCCAGGGTGAGCCATCTCCAAGGCACAAGGCCGTGACCTTCTCACCAGAACTTGGCCCAGTGCCCCCTGAGGGTCTTGGGGACTATAACCGGGCAGTCAGCAAGCTGAGTGCTGCACTGAGCTCATTGCAGCGGGATATGCAAAGGCTCACTGACCAGCAACAGCGGCTCCTAGCCCCACCCGAAACCCCTGGGCCTACCCCACCTCCAGCTGCGTGGGTCATCCCTGTTCCCATGACGGGTTCCAAAGCTGCATCTGCCAGCCCTACACGGCGTGCCCCAGCTGCCCGGCGCAGCCCAGGGCCAGGTCCCAGCCCAACGCCCCGTAGTCCGAAGCATGCACGGCCAGCAGAGCTGCGACTGGCGCCCCTGACGAGGGTGCTAACACCTCCCCACGATGTAGACAACCTCCCCCACCTGCGTAAGTTCTCGCCGAGCCAGGTGCCAGTGCAGACGCGCTCCTCCATCCTCCTGGCAGAGGGGTCACCACCTGAGGAGCCCATTGCCAGGCCAGGCCTCATCGAAATTCCACTAGGCAGCCTAGAAGAGCCCTCAGCTGAGAATGAGGGAGATGGGAGCCCCCCTGGTGCTGATGATTCCTTAGAGGAAGAGCTATCTTCAGAGGGAGCTCCCCGCACCGGGCTGGGCTTCTTCTATAAG GATGAAGACAAGCCTGAGGACGAGATGGCCCAAAAGCGGGCCAACTTGCTAGAGCGGCAACAGCGGCGGGTGGAGGAGGTGCAGCGGCGGAAACAGTGGCAGGAGGCTGAGAAAGAGCAGCGAAGAGAGGAGGCTGCACG GCTAGCCCACGAGGAGGTGGCCCCAGGCCTCCCGGCCCCCACTGCCAGGGCCACAGCTGAAGAAGAGGTGGGCCCCCGGCGTGGGGAGTTCACACGGCTTGAGTATGAACGCCGGGCCCAATTGAAGCTGATGGACGACCTGGACAAGGTGCTGCGGCCGCGGGCCTTGGGGACCGGAGGGCCAGGCCGGGGTGGGCGGAGGGCTTCCCGGCCACGCTCTGGTTGCTGTGATGATTCGGCCCTGGCTCGAAGCCCAGCTCGTGGCCTGCTGG GCTCTCGGCTCAGCAAGGTCTACTCCCAGTCCACCCTGTCACTGTCAACCGTGGCCAGTGAGGCACCCAGTAACCTTGGTGTGAAGAGGTCCACATCTCG GGCTCCATCCCCATCAGGCCTCATGTCCCCAAGCCGCCTGCCCGGAAGCCGTGACCGTGACTGGGAGAATGGCAGCAACGCCTCTTCCCCTGCATCAGTGCCTGAGTACACAG GTCCCCGGCTATACAAGGAGCCTAGTGCCAAGTCCAACAAGTTCATCATCCACAATGCCCTGTCACACTGCTGCCTGGCAGGCAAGGTGAATGAGCCACAGAAGAACCGCATTCTTGAG GAAATTGAGAAGAGCAAGGCCAACCATTTCCTGATCCTCTTCCGGGACTCAAGCTGCCAGTTCCGGGCCCTCTACACCCTGTCGGGGGAGACAGAGGAGCTGTCTCGGCTGGCGGGCTATGGCCCCCGCACGGTCACACCCGCCATGGTGGAAGGCATCTACAAGTACAACTCAGACCGCAAGCGCTTCACCCAGATTCCTGCTAAGACCATGTCAATGAGTGTGGATGCCTTCACCATCCAGGGACATCTCTGGCAGAGCAAGAAGCCCACTACCCCCAAGAAGGGGAGCAGTACCCCCAAATAG
- the CAMSAP3 gene encoding calmodulin-regulated spectrin-associated protein 3 isoform X8, whose product MEEAAPPGPGPGPLRRTFLVPEIKSLDQYDFSRAKAAASLAWVLRAAFGGAEHVPSELWEPFYTDQYAQEHVKPPVTRLLLSAELYCRAWRQALPQLETPPSPSALLALLARKGTVPSLPERPVQEADLRHQPILMGAHLAVIDALMVAFALEWTKTLPGPLVLASLEHKLIFWVDTTIRRLQEKTEQEAAQRTSPAASADGVAPVQPSCPTRWYWKLVPIRYRKDRTVARCAPCFPTVTGLQDLASGAALAATIHCYCPQLLRLEEVCLKDPMSVADSLYNLQLVQDFCASRLPRGCPLSLEDLLYVPPPLKINLVVLLAEMFMCFEVLKPDFVQAKDLPDRHVASPQATEASTPQNSSGSSSPVFNFRHPLLSSGGPQSPLRGSTGSLKSSPSMSHMEALGKAWNRQLSRPLSQAVSFSTPFGLDSDVDVVMGDPVLLRSVSSDSLGPLHPVPAVTPAHLPPEPGDLPTIEEALQIIHSAEPRLLPDGAADGSFYLHSPEGPSKPPLASPYPPDKPPSYLPHLEGPSKLSPCLAGEVLKPPALSEGSLMVGVSSPVASNSEVKMTSFAERKKQLVKAEAGAGSPVSTPVAPEALSSEMSELGARLEEKRRAIEAQKRRIEAIFAKHRQRLGKSAFLQVQPQEAGGEPEPGPVPGGERPAGEGQGEPSPRHKAVTFSPELGPVPPEGLGDYNRAVSKLSAALSSLQRDMQRLTDQQQRLLAPPETPGPTPPPAAWVIPVPMTGSKAASASPTRRAPAARRSPGPGPSPTPRSPKHARPAELRLAPLTRVLTPPHDVDNLPHLRKFSPSQVPVQTRSSILLAEGSPPEEPIARPGLIEIPLGSLEEPSAENEGDGSPPGADDSLEEELSSEGAPRTGLGFFYKDEDKPEDEMAQKRANLLERQQRRVEEVQRRKQWQEAEKEQRREEAARLAHEEVAPGLPAPTARATAEEEVGPRRGEFTRLEYERRAQLKLMDDLDKVLRPRALGTGGPGRGGRRASRPRSGCCDDSALARSPARGLLGSRLSKVYSQSTLSLSTVASEAPSNLGVKRSTSRAPSPSGLMSPSRLPGSRDRDWENGSNASSPASVPEYTGPRLYKEPSAKSNKFIIHNALSHCCLAGKVNEPQKNRILEEIEKSKANHFLILFRDSSCQFRALYTLSGETEELSRLAGYGPRTVTPAMVEGIYKYNSDRKRFTQIPAKTMSMSVDAFTIQGHLWQSKKPTTPKKGSSTPK is encoded by the exons AGCACGTGCCCTCGGAGCTGTGGGAGCCCTTCTACACGGACCAGTATGCACAGGAGCACGTGAAGCCTCCTGTGACCCGGTTACTGCTCTCGGCAGAGCTGTACTGCAGAGCCTGGCGCCAGGCGCTGCCGCAGCTCGAGACACCCCCCAGCCCCTCTGCACTTCTGGCCCTGCTGGCACGGAAAGGCACGGTGCCCTCACTGCCAGAGCGTCCAGTGCAGGAGGCCGACCTGAGACACCAGCCTATCCTTATG GGAGCCCACTTAGCTGTCATTGATGCTCTCATGGTTGCCTTCGCCTTAGAGTGGACAAAGACACTGCCTGGTCCTTTGGTCCTTGCCAGCTTGGAGCACAAGCTCATTTTCTGGGTGGACACG ACAATCCGGCGGCTGCAGGAGAAGACAGAGCAGGAAGCAGCTCAGAGAACAtctcctgcagcctctgcagATGGGGTGGCACCAGTGCAGCCCTCG TGTCCCACACGCTGGTACTGGAAGCTGGTTCCT ATTCGATACCGCAAGGACCGCACAGTAGCCCGATGTGCCCCCTGCTTTCCCACTGTGACTGGCCTCCAGGACCTGGCCAGTGGGGCTGCTCTGGCTGCCACAATCCACTGCTATTGTCCCCAGCTATTACGACTTGAGG AGGTATGCCTCAAGGACCCCATGTCTGTGGCAGACAGCCTGTACAACCTCCAGCTGGTGCAGGATTTCTGCGCCTCCCGCCTTCCTCGTGGCTGCCCGCTGTCCCTTGAGGACCTACTCTATGTGCCACCACCCCTCAAG ATCAACCTGGTGGTGCTGTTGGCTGAGATGTTCATGTGCTTTGAGGTGCTGAAACCTGACTTTGTGCAGGCCAAGGACCTGCCTGATCGTCATG TTGCCTCCCCCCAAGCCACAGAGGCCTCCACCCCTCAGAACAGCAGCGGCAGTAG TTCTCCTGTCTTCAATTTCCGCCATCCACTCCTGTCATCTGGAGGTCCCCAGTCGCCACTCCGAGGATCCACAG GCTCACTGAAGTCCTCCCCGTCCATGTCCCACATGGAGGCCCTTGGCAAGGCCTGGAATCGGCAGCTCAG CCGTCCCCTTTCCCAGGCTGTGTCGTTCAGCACCCCCTTTGGCCTGGACAGCGATGTGGATGTCGTCATGGGAGACCCGGTCCTACTTCGCTCTGTCAGCTCAGACAGCCTGGGCCCCCTGCACCCTGTGCCGGCAGTGACGCCTGCCCACCTACCACCAGAGCCTGGAGACCTGCCTACTATCGAGGAGGCCCTGCAGATCATCCACAGTGCTGAGCCCCGGCTACTCCCAGATGGGGCTGCCGATGGCAGCTTCTATCTCCACTCACCTGAGGGGCCCTCCAAACCCCCGCtggcctccccctacccccccgaCAAACCACCTTCCTACTTGCCTCATCTTGAAGGCCCCTCAAAACTATCTCCCTGCCTGGCAGGGGAGGTACTGAAGCCTCCAGCCCTGTCTGAGGGCTCCCTGATGGTGGGGGTTTCATCCCCAGTTGCCAGCAACTCTGAAGTGAAGATGACCAGCTTTGCTGAACGCAAGAAGCAGCTGGTGAAGGCTGAGGCTGGTGCGGGATCTCCGGTATCCACCCCAGTGGCACCTGAGGCCCTGAGCTCAGAGATGAGCGAGCTTGGAGCCCGGCTAGAGGAGAAACGGCGGGCCATTGAGGCTCAGAAGCGACGGATAGAGGCCATCTTTGCCAAGCACCGCCAGCGATTGGGCAAGAGTGCTTTCCTGCAGGTGCAACCACAGGAGGCTGGAGGGGAGCCAGAGCCAGGTCCAGTTCCTGGTGGAGAACGGCCTGCAGGCGAGGGCCAGGGTGAGCCATCTCCAAGGCACAAGGCCGTGACCTTCTCACCAGAACTTGGCCCAGTGCCCCCTGAGGGTCTTGGGGACTATAACCGGGCAGTCAGCAAGCTGAGTGCTGCACTGAGCTCATTGCAGCGGGATATGCAAAGGCTCACTGACCAGCAACAGCGGCTCCTAGCCCCACCCGAAACCCCTGGGCCTACCCCACCTCCAGCTGCGTGGGTCATCCCTGTTCCCATGACGGGTTCCAAAGCTGCATCTGCCAGCCCTACACGGCGTGCCCCAGCTGCCCGGCGCAGCCCAGGGCCAGGTCCCAGCCCAACGCCCCGTAGTCCGAAGCATGCACGGCCAGCAGAGCTGCGACTGGCGCCCCTGACGAGGGTGCTAACACCTCCCCACGATGTAGACAACCTCCCCCACCTGCGTAAGTTCTCGCCGAGCCAGGTGCCAGTGCAGACGCGCTCCTCCATCCTCCTGGCAGAGGGGTCACCACCTGAGGAGCCCATTGCCAGGCCAGGCCTCATCGAAATTCCACTAGGCAGCCTAGAAGAGCCCTCAGCTGAGAATGAGGGAGATGGGAGCCCCCCTGGTGCTGATGATTCCTTAGAGGAAGAGCTATCTTCAGAGGGAGCTCCCCGCACCGGGCTGGGCTTCTTCTATAAG GATGAAGACAAGCCTGAGGACGAGATGGCCCAAAAGCGGGCCAACTTGCTAGAGCGGCAACAGCGGCGGGTGGAGGAGGTGCAGCGGCGGAAACAGTGGCAGGAGGCTGAGAAAGAGCAGCGAAGAGAGGAGGCTGCACG GCTAGCCCACGAGGAGGTGGCCCCAGGCCTCCCGGCCCCCACTGCCAGGGCCACAGCTGAAGAAGAGGTGGGCCCCCGGCGTGGGGAGTTCACACGGCTTGAGTATGAACGCCGGGCCCAATTGAAGCTGATGGACGACCTGGACAAGGTGCTGCGGCCGCGGGCCTTGGGGACCGGAGGGCCAGGCCGGGGTGGGCGGAGGGCTTCCCGGCCACGCTCTGGTTGCTGTGATGATTCGGCCCTGGCTCGAAGCCCAGCTCGTGGCCTGCTGG GCTCTCGGCTCAGCAAGGTCTACTCCCAGTCCACCCTGTCACTGTCAACCGTGGCCAGTGAGGCACCCAGTAACCTTGGTGTGAAGAGGTCCACATCTCG GGCTCCATCCCCATCAGGCCTCATGTCCCCAAGCCGCCTGCCCGGAAGCCGTGACCGTGACTGGGAGAATGGCAGCAACGCCTCTTCCCCTGCATCAGTGCCTGAGTACACAG GTCCCCGGCTATACAAGGAGCCTAGTGCCAAGTCCAACAAGTTCATCATCCACAATGCCCTGTCACACTGCTGCCTGGCAGGCAAGGTGAATGAGCCACAGAAGAACCGCATTCTTGAG GAAATTGAGAAGAGCAAGGCCAACCATTTCCTGATCCTCTTCCGGGACTCAAGCTGCCAGTTCCGGGCCCTCTACACCCTGTCGGGGGAGACAGAGGAGCTGTCTCGGCTGGCGGGCTATGGCCCCCGCACGGTCACACCCGCCATGGTGGAAGGCATCTACAAGTACAACTCAGACCGCAAGCGCTTCACCCAGATTCCTGCTAAGACCATGTCAATGAGTGTGGATGCCTTCACCATCCAGGGACATCTCTGGCAGAGCAAGAAGCCCACTACCCCCAAGAAGGGGAGCAGTACCCCCAAATAG